A genomic region of Glycine max cultivar Williams 82 chromosome 15, Glycine_max_v4.0, whole genome shotgun sequence contains the following coding sequences:
- the LOC100815467 gene encoding protein ZINC INDUCED FACILITATOR-LIKE 1, translated as MEEENVKQPLLERKYHENCPGCKVDQAKELSEGKGVPVTNLFIIWMVVLCAALPISSLFPFLYFMVRDFNIAKTEADISSYAGYVGSAFMFGRCLTSVLWGIIADRYGRKPVIVIGIIVVVIFNTLFGLSTSFWMAVIMRFLLGSLNGLLGPVKAYATELFREEHQALGLSTVSAAWGIGLIIGPALGGYLAQPVEKYPHIFPKDSFWDKFPYLPNFIISAVAFVVVIGCIWIPETLHNHKCRNESIDNAETLKNGGNVAGKDKIIQKKENLLLNWPLMSSVIVYCVFALHDIAYQEVFSIWAVSPQRLGGLNFTTDDVGNVLSISGLALIIYQLIIYPYVEKASGPIVIGRISGMISIPLLQSYPFIALLSGLALYIVLSVASILKNLLSVTINTGLFLLQNRAVEQHQRGAANGISMTGMSLFKSIGPATGGAILTWSQKRMDASFLPGTHMVFFVLNIVEGLGILMLFKPFLVEKKKTHSNQLH; from the exons ATGGAAGAGGAAAATGTTAAGCAGCCATTGTTGGAGAGGAAGTACCACGAGAACTGCCCTGGTTGCAAAGTGGATCAAGCCAAAGAGTTGAGTGAGGGAAAGGGTGTACCCGTTACAAATCTTTTCATCATATGGATGGTGGTGTTGTGTGCTG CGCTGCCTATATCGTCTCTCTTTCCATTCCTTTATTTCATG GTAAGGGATTTTAATATTGCGAAAACAGAAGCTGACATTAGTTCTTATGCTGGTTATGTTG GTTCTGCATTCATGTTTGGCAGATGTTTGACATCTGTATTATGGGGTATTATAGCTGATCGCTACGGTCGAAAGCCTGTTATAGTTATAGGGATTATTGTAGT TGTCATTTTCAACACACTATTTGGCcttagcacaagtttttggatGGCAGTTATCATGAGATTTCTTCTGGGAAGTTTAAATGGTTTGCTTGGACCAGTGAAG GCCTATGCCACTGAACTTTTTCGGGAAGAACACCAAGCTCTAGGACTCTCAACT GTCAGTGCAGCTTGGGGCATAGGTTTAATCATTGGCCCAGCATTGGGAGGCTATTTAGCTCAG CCCGTAGAGAAGTACCCACATATATTTCCAAAGGATTCCTTCTGGGATAA GTTTCCTTACTTGCCCAACTTTATAATATCTGCAGTTGCATTTGTAGTAGTTATTGGCTGTATCTGGATTCCG GAAACACTTCACAACCACAAATGTAGAAATGAATCCATAGACAATGCTGAAACTTTAAAAAATGGAGGCAATGTGGCTGGTAAAGACAAGATaatccaaaagaaggaaaacctccTCCTGAATTGGCCCTTAATGTCATCGGTCATTGTTTATTGTGTTTTCGCACTTCATGATATTGCGTATCAAGAG GTTTTCTCGATATGGGCTGTGAGTCCTCAAAGGCTGGGGGGGTTGAACTTTACAACTGATGATGTTGGTAATGTTCTTTCAATATCAG GTCTTGCGCTTATCATTTACCAACTTATCATATACCCATATGTGGAAAAAGCTAGTGGACCTATTGTTATTGGTCGCATCTCCGGG ATGATATCCATACCACTTTTGCAAAGTTACCCCTTCATAGCATTGTTGTCTGGCTTAGCACTATACATAGTGTTAAGTGTTGCTTCAATTCTGAAGAATCTTCTGTCT GTAACCATTAATACTGGTCTGTTCCTTCTACAAAACCGAGCAGTG GAACAACACCAGAGGGGGGCAGCTAATGGCATTTCCATGACAGGCATGTCTCTATTCAAATCTATTGGCCCTGCTACAGGTGGTGCAAT ATTAACTTGGTCACAAAAGCGGATGGATGCTTCATTCCTCCCAG GCACCCATATGGTCTTCTTTGTCTTGAACATAGTTGAAGGACTTGGAATACTAATGTTGTTCAAACCATTCCTTgttgaaaagaagaaaacgCACTCCAATCAGTTACAttga
- the LOC121173552 gene encoding secreted RxLR effector protein 161-like, with protein sequence MQNCRPVDSPMDPNLKLMADQGEIYHDPERYRRLVGKLIYLTITRPDISFAVGVVSQFMQYPRVDHWNAVTCILRYIKRAPGQGLLYEDKGNTQISGYCDADWAGCPMDRRSTSGYCVSIGGNVISWKSKKQAVVARSSAEAEYRSMAMVTCELMWIKQILEELKFCKVVQMKLYCDNQAALHIASNPVFHERTKHIEIDCHFIREKLLSKEIVTEFINSNDQPADILTKSLRGPKIQFICSKLGAYDLYAPT encoded by the coding sequence ATGCAGAATTGTAGACCTGTTGATAGCCCTATGGATCCGAATCTGAAGCTCATGGCAGATCAAGGTGAAATCTATCATGACCCCGAAAGATATAGGAGACTTGTGGGAAAACTAATTTATCTCACCATTACAAGACCTGATATTTCCTTTGCTGTTGGAGTAGTGAGCCAATTTATGCAATATCCCCGTGTTGATCATTGGAATGCTGTTACATGTATTCTTAGATATATAAAGAGAGCTCCGGGACAAGGACTGCTTTATGAAGACAAAGGTAACACACAAATATCtgggtattgtgatgcagaTTGGGCTGGCTGTCCCATGGATAGGAGATCCACATCAGGATACTGCGTCTCTATTGGCGGAAATGTTATCTCTTGGAAAAGTAAGAAGCAAGCTGTTGTTGCTCGATCTAGTGCGGAGGCTGAATACAGATCTATGGCTATGGTCACATGTGAACTTATGTGGATTAAACAAATTCTTGAAGAGTTGAAATTCTGCAAAGTGGTACAAATGAAGTTATATTGTGATAATCAGGCTGCTCTTCACATTGCTTCAAACCCAGTCTTCCATGAGAGGACCAAGCACATAGAGATTGACTGTCACTTTATTCGAGAGAAGCTACTGTCCAAAGAGATTGTCACTGAGTTCATTAATTCTAATGATCAGCCAGCTGATATTTTGACTAAGTCTTTAAGGGGGCCTAAGATTCAGTTTATATGTTCCAAGCTTGGtgcatatgatttatatgctccaacttga
- the LOC100817062 gene encoding histone-lysine N-methyltransferase, H3 lysine-9 specific SUVH1 isoform X1, which translates to MEEGSCQNSVPGSGFVDKTRIVEAKPLRSLAPVLPKSLQSSLSGRYPSVFPPFVLFEEPQESQPSPAPMPAPIRSYRDPLDEEEAPHGANGETSSPMEGLNGCNVDDGQKRVVLPMNSCKSSQKRSKKTKESPFDLSSSVGGISMAKREDGDREVVNLVLMTYDSLRRRLCQIEDAKELNTTMLIKRADLRASNAMTGKAFRTNMRRRVGAVPGVEIGDIFFLRMEMCLVGLHGQSMSGIDYMTIKDELQEETVALSIVSSGVYDNDAEDNDVLIYSGQGENFNKKDKHVIDQKLQRGNLALDRSSRRHNEVRVIRGLRDAANRNAKIYVYDGLYKIQDSWIERGKSGGGVFKYKFVRLSGQPSAFAVWKSVQKWKMGSSTSSRTGLILADLSTGVESIPVSLVNEVDNEKGPSFFTYFHSLKDPKPFSLLQSSHGCNCNKTCVPGDLSCSCIQRNEGDFPYTANGVLVSRKPLVHECGPLCKCSPNCKNRVSQTGLKHQMEVFKTKDRGWGLRSLDPIRAGTFICEYAGEVIDVAKVNKNRGYDDEYVFDTSRIYDPFKWNYEPSLLEEISSNVSCEDYDIPSPLIISSKKFGNVARYMNHSCSPNVFWQPVLYAENNQSFLHIAFFALRHIPPMTELTYDYGCSSHADHSSAPKGRKKCLCGSSKCRGSFG; encoded by the coding sequence ATGGAAGAAGGGTCATGTCAAAACTCAGTTCCTGGTTCAGGTTTTGTTGATAAAACTAGGATTGTAGAGGCTAAACCCCTTCGTAGTTTGGCACCTGTGTTGCCAAAATCTCTTCAATCTTCTCTCTCTGGCCGGTATCCATCTGTGTTTCCTCCATTTGTTTTGTTTGAGGAGCCTCAGGAGTCTCAGCCGTCACCTGCTCCCATGCCGGCTCCAATAAGGTCCTATAGGGACCCACTAGATGAAGAAGAAGCCCCTCATGGAGCCAATGGAGAGACTTCTTCACCTATGGAGGGTCTCAACGGTTGTAATGTTGATGATGGCCAAAAGCGTGTTGTGTTGCCTATGAACAGCTGCAAATCTTCCCAAAAGAGGAGTAAGAAAACTAAGGAGTCACCATTTGATTTGAGTTCTTCGGTTGGTGGTATCAGCATGGCCAAAAGGGAAGATGGCGATCGTGAAGTGGTTAATCTTGTGCTCATGACTTATGATTCTCTTCGTAGAAGGCTTTGCCAAATTGAAGATGCCAAGGAGTTGAACACAACAATGTTAATCAAGCGTGCGGATTTAAGAGCAAGCAATGCGATGACGGGCAAAGCTTTTCGAACAAACATGAGGAGGAGAGTAGGAGCAGTGCCTGGGGTTGAGATTGGGGACATTTTCTTTTTGCGGATGGAAATGTGTCTTGTGGGTTTACATGGTCAGTCAATGAGCGGAATTGACTACATGACTATCAAGGATGAGCTTCAAGAGGAAACGGTGGCTTTAAGCATTGTTTCTTCAGGAGTATATGATAATGATGCAGAGGATAatgatgttttaatttatagtgGTCAGGGTGAGAACTTCAACAAGAAAGATAAGCACGTGATTGATCAGAAGCTTCAAAGGGGTAATCTTGCTTTAGATAGAAGTTCACGACGCCACAATGAAGTAAGAGTCATCCGGGGCTTGAGAGATGCTGCAAACAGAAATGCAAAAATCTATGTCTATGATGGTCTGTATAAAATCCAAGATTCTTGGATAGAAAGAGGGAAGTCTGGTGGCGGTGTATTTAAGTATAAGTTTGTTAGATTGTCCGGACAACCCAGTGCTTTTGCTGTTTGGAAATCAGTTCAGAAGTGGAAAATGGGCTCAAGCACATCTTCAAGGACTGGTCTTATTCTTGCAGACCTCTCTACCGGAGTTGAGAGTATTCCTGTATCACTTGTCAATGAAGTTGATAATGAGAAGGGCCCTtcttttttcacttattttcaTTCTCTCAAAGATCCCAAGCCATTCAGTTTACTGCAATCTTCACATGGATGCAACTGTAACAAAACATGTGTCCCTGGAGATTTGAGCTGCTCTTGCATTCAAAGAAATGAAGGTGACTTTCCATATACTGCAAATGGTGTTCTAGTGAGTCGGAAACCATTGGTTCATGAGTGTGGCCCATTGTGCAAGTGTTCTCCTAACTGCAAGAATCGAGTATCCCAGACTGGTTTGAAGCACCAAATGGAAGTGTTCAAAACAAAAGATAGAGGGTGGGGACTTAGATCACTGGATCCTATACGTGCTGGTACTTTTATTTGTGAGTATGCAGGAGAAGTTATTGACGTTGCCAAGGTAAATAAGAATAGGGGATATGATGATGAGTATGTTTTTGATACAAGCCGTATTTATGATCCATTCAAATGGAATTATGAACCTAGCTTATTGGAAGAAATAAGCTCAAATGTCTCTTGTGAGGATTATGATATACCGTCTCCTCTAATTATCAGTTCTAAGAAATTTGGAAATGTGGCTAGATACATGAATCATAGTTGCTCCCCAAATGTTTTCTGGCAGCCAGTCTTGTATGCTGAAAATAATCAATCCTTTCTTCACATTGCATTTTTTGCCCTCCGACACATTCCTCCAATGACAGAGTTAACATATGATTATGGATGTTCCAGTCATGCTGATCATAGCAGTGCACCCAAAGGGAGAAAGAAATGCTTGTGTGGATCATCAAAATGTCGTGGTTCTTTTGGTTGA
- the LOC100817062 gene encoding histone-lysine N-methyltransferase, H3 lysine-9 specific SUVH1 isoform X2, whose protein sequence is MPAPIRSYRDPLDEEEAPHGANGETSSPMEGLNGCNVDDGQKRVVLPMNSCKSSQKRSKKTKESPFDLSSSVGGISMAKREDGDREVVNLVLMTYDSLRRRLCQIEDAKELNTTMLIKRADLRASNAMTGKAFRTNMRRRVGAVPGVEIGDIFFLRMEMCLVGLHGQSMSGIDYMTIKDELQEETVALSIVSSGVYDNDAEDNDVLIYSGQGENFNKKDKHVIDQKLQRGNLALDRSSRRHNEVRVIRGLRDAANRNAKIYVYDGLYKIQDSWIERGKSGGGVFKYKFVRLSGQPSAFAVWKSVQKWKMGSSTSSRTGLILADLSTGVESIPVSLVNEVDNEKGPSFFTYFHSLKDPKPFSLLQSSHGCNCNKTCVPGDLSCSCIQRNEGDFPYTANGVLVSRKPLVHECGPLCKCSPNCKNRVSQTGLKHQMEVFKTKDRGWGLRSLDPIRAGTFICEYAGEVIDVAKVNKNRGYDDEYVFDTSRIYDPFKWNYEPSLLEEISSNVSCEDYDIPSPLIISSKKFGNVARYMNHSCSPNVFWQPVLYAENNQSFLHIAFFALRHIPPMTELTYDYGCSSHADHSSAPKGRKKCLCGSSKCRGSFG, encoded by the coding sequence ATGCCGGCTCCAATAAGGTCCTATAGGGACCCACTAGATGAAGAAGAAGCCCCTCATGGAGCCAATGGAGAGACTTCTTCACCTATGGAGGGTCTCAACGGTTGTAATGTTGATGATGGCCAAAAGCGTGTTGTGTTGCCTATGAACAGCTGCAAATCTTCCCAAAAGAGGAGTAAGAAAACTAAGGAGTCACCATTTGATTTGAGTTCTTCGGTTGGTGGTATCAGCATGGCCAAAAGGGAAGATGGCGATCGTGAAGTGGTTAATCTTGTGCTCATGACTTATGATTCTCTTCGTAGAAGGCTTTGCCAAATTGAAGATGCCAAGGAGTTGAACACAACAATGTTAATCAAGCGTGCGGATTTAAGAGCAAGCAATGCGATGACGGGCAAAGCTTTTCGAACAAACATGAGGAGGAGAGTAGGAGCAGTGCCTGGGGTTGAGATTGGGGACATTTTCTTTTTGCGGATGGAAATGTGTCTTGTGGGTTTACATGGTCAGTCAATGAGCGGAATTGACTACATGACTATCAAGGATGAGCTTCAAGAGGAAACGGTGGCTTTAAGCATTGTTTCTTCAGGAGTATATGATAATGATGCAGAGGATAatgatgttttaatttatagtgGTCAGGGTGAGAACTTCAACAAGAAAGATAAGCACGTGATTGATCAGAAGCTTCAAAGGGGTAATCTTGCTTTAGATAGAAGTTCACGACGCCACAATGAAGTAAGAGTCATCCGGGGCTTGAGAGATGCTGCAAACAGAAATGCAAAAATCTATGTCTATGATGGTCTGTATAAAATCCAAGATTCTTGGATAGAAAGAGGGAAGTCTGGTGGCGGTGTATTTAAGTATAAGTTTGTTAGATTGTCCGGACAACCCAGTGCTTTTGCTGTTTGGAAATCAGTTCAGAAGTGGAAAATGGGCTCAAGCACATCTTCAAGGACTGGTCTTATTCTTGCAGACCTCTCTACCGGAGTTGAGAGTATTCCTGTATCACTTGTCAATGAAGTTGATAATGAGAAGGGCCCTtcttttttcacttattttcaTTCTCTCAAAGATCCCAAGCCATTCAGTTTACTGCAATCTTCACATGGATGCAACTGTAACAAAACATGTGTCCCTGGAGATTTGAGCTGCTCTTGCATTCAAAGAAATGAAGGTGACTTTCCATATACTGCAAATGGTGTTCTAGTGAGTCGGAAACCATTGGTTCATGAGTGTGGCCCATTGTGCAAGTGTTCTCCTAACTGCAAGAATCGAGTATCCCAGACTGGTTTGAAGCACCAAATGGAAGTGTTCAAAACAAAAGATAGAGGGTGGGGACTTAGATCACTGGATCCTATACGTGCTGGTACTTTTATTTGTGAGTATGCAGGAGAAGTTATTGACGTTGCCAAGGTAAATAAGAATAGGGGATATGATGATGAGTATGTTTTTGATACAAGCCGTATTTATGATCCATTCAAATGGAATTATGAACCTAGCTTATTGGAAGAAATAAGCTCAAATGTCTCTTGTGAGGATTATGATATACCGTCTCCTCTAATTATCAGTTCTAAGAAATTTGGAAATGTGGCTAGATACATGAATCATAGTTGCTCCCCAAATGTTTTCTGGCAGCCAGTCTTGTATGCTGAAAATAATCAATCCTTTCTTCACATTGCATTTTTTGCCCTCCGACACATTCCTCCAATGACAGAGTTAACATATGATTATGGATGTTCCAGTCATGCTGATCATAGCAGTGCACCCAAAGGGAGAAAGAAATGCTTGTGTGGATCATCAAAATGTCGTGGTTCTTTTGGTTGA